From the Cydia pomonella isolate Wapato2018A chromosome 11, ilCydPomo1, whole genome shotgun sequence genome, one window contains:
- the LOC133522884 gene encoding circadian clock-controlled protein daywake-like: protein MGAIFYSLVVLMQVTALLSTSPPKCKPSDSDCLKSAAQALTPLLAAGMPALGMEPLDIMRVDEIRMDLAGLRLNMTNSSITGLKNAVIDKIKFDMTKQQLVILYHADVELTGQYKAAGRLIILPISGDGDVKIELKNYNSKMSIPFTIVKNKEGKDTMHMKEFKNEFDIKDGAHYSLTNLFNGNKVLSDSMLKFMNENWKLLSTEFGGTLMQKPNKKIFHVIRKYLQNKPIDEILDV, encoded by the exons CACCCCCAAAATGCAAGCCATCAGACTCCGACTGCCTGAAGTCAGCGGCTCAAGCCTTGACTCCGCTACTCGCGGCTGGCATGCCCGCGCTCGGCATGGAGCCGCTAGACATCATGCGAGTCGACGAGATCCGCATGGACCTGGCCGGCCTGCGGCTCAACATGACTAACTCCAGTATCACAGGACTTAAGAACGCTGTTATTGACAAGATCAA ATTCGACATGACTAAACAGCAGCTGGTAATTTTGTACCACGCTGACGTGGAGCTCACGGGACAGTACAAGGCAGCCGGCCGACTGATTATTCTTCCCATCAGCGGGGATGGAGACGTCAAGATAGAACTCA AAAACTACAATTCAAAGATGTCGATACCATTCACCATCGTGAAGAACAAGGAAGGCAAGGATACGATGCACATGAAGGAGTTCAAAAACGAATTTGACATTAAAGACGGAGCTCACTATTCGTTGACCAATCTCTTCAATGGCAATAAGGTTTTGA GTGATAGTATGCtgaaatttatgaatgaaaattGGAAGCTCCTGTCCACAGAATTCGGAGGAACGTTGATGCAGAAACCAAACAAAAAGATATTTCACGTAATTAGAAAGTATCTACAGAACAAACCCATAGACGAAATATTAgatgtttaa